The following proteins come from a genomic window of Sorghum bicolor cultivar BTx623 chromosome 3, Sorghum_bicolor_NCBIv3, whole genome shotgun sequence:
- the LOC8057752 gene encoding pentatricopeptide repeat-containing protein At5g39980, chloroplastic, with the protein MPPTTAAAAALPSPSHRRVPAAKSVWLNPNLPTSHPLHQRHKSAAELQQRQHEDRTIDVPALVTALSAARTAPDLAAVLAPHRPVSVRLLGALLSRLPNPRRGVALLDLLAPDLPAPALLIPYNLLLRSSCRAGDLRLASGLLLEMRERGVTPDAFSYSTLLAALTRAGHLDHALTFLPLMEDDAVAPDLILFSNLIHLALRGGDAPKALALFSRLRAAGIRPDLKAYNAAVAAYCKSDLIRDAKRLLLHDMPADGVAPDAETYSPILAALARRGRHLAAVSLFSHMRAVARVKPDLSVFNIILNAYGQLDLAREADRLFWSMRRAGVPPSVVTYNTMLRVYGDAGLFGEAVHLFDLMRSASDGNGGAGSSVKPNVVTYNTMIAIYGKSLEDEKAGKLVQDMQAIGVQPDAITYSTILSIWVKAGKLDRAAKLFEKLREAGTEIDPVLYQTMVVAYERAGLVSQAKRLLRDLKDPEGIPKETAIKILASAGRLEEAAWLFRRAANTGEIKDSSVHRAMMDLYAKNRRHRNVIEVFDEMRKLGQLPDSETIATAMNAYGKLKDFDKAAALYQAMREEGCVFSDRVHFQMISLLGAQKDFKALEVLVGELSHDPSIDKRELYLVAAGVYERAYKFDKASHIINQIRSSNEFDVQKVR; encoded by the coding sequence ATGCCGCCCACTAcagccgcggccgcggcgctcCCATCCCCTTCTCACCGCAGGGTCCCCGCCGCGAAATCCGTCTGGTTGAACCCCAACCTGCCCACCTCTCACCCCCTCCACCAGCGCCATAAGTCCGCCGCCGAGCTCCAACAACGGCAGCACGAGGACCGTACGATCGACGTCCCCGCCCTCGTCACCGCGCTCTCCGCCGCGCGGACGGCTCCCGACCTGGCCGCCGTGCTCGCCCCGCACCGGCCCGTCTCCGTGCGCCTCCTCGGTGCGCTCCTCTCCCGCCTTCCCAACCCGCGCCGCGGCGTCGCGCTGCTCGACCTCCTCGCGCCGGACCTCCCGGCCCCCGCGCTCCTCATCCCCTATAACCTGCTCCTCCGCTCTTCCTGCCGCGCTGGCGACCTCCGCCTCGCTTCCGGCCTCCTCCTCGAGATGCGGGAGAGGGGCGTGACCCCCGACGCGTTCTCCTACTCCACCCTCCTCGCCGCGCTCACCCGCGCGGGCCACCTCGACCACGCGCTCACCTTCCTGCCGCTCATGGAGGATGACGCCGTGGCTCCGGACCTGATCCTCTTCTCCAACCTCATCCACCTTGCCCTCCGCGGTGGAGACGCGCCCAAGGCCCTGGCGCTCTTCTCCCGACTGCGCGCCGCGGGGATCAGGCCCGACCTCAAGGCGTAcaacgccgccgtcgccgcttaCTGCAAGTCCGACCTTATCCGCGACGCCAAGCGGCTGCTGCTCCACGACATGCCGGCCGACGGCGTCGCGCCCGACGCGGAGACCTACTCCCCCATCCTCGCCGCGCTGGCGCGAAGGGGGCGGCACCTCGCTGCCGTGTCGCTGTTCTCGCACATGCGCGCCGTGGCGCGCGTCAAGCCAGACCTCTCGGTGTTCAACATCATCCTCAACGCGTACGGGCAGCTGGACCTCGCGCGCGAGGCGGACCGGCTGTTCTGGTCCATGCGCCGGGCAGGCGTGCCGCCAAGCGTGGTGACCTACAACACCATGCTCCGTGTGTACGGCGATGCCGGGTTGTTCGGCGAGGCGGTTCACCTGTTCGACCTCATGCGCAGCGCTTCCGATGGCAATGGTGGCGCTGGTAGCAGCGTCAAACCGAACGTGGTGACGTACAACACCATGATTGCCATCTACGGCAAGTCGCTGGAGGACGAGAAAGCCGGGAAGTTGGTGCAGGACATGCAGGCCATTGGTGTCCAGCCCGATGCCATCACTTACTCCACTATCTTGTCCATCTGGGTGAAGGCCGGGAAGCTCGACCGCGCTGCCAAGCTGTTTGAGAAGCTGAGGGAAGCTGGCACGGAGATCGACCCAGTGCTGTACCAGACAATGGTAGTGGCGTATGAGCGTGCCGGGCTTGTCTCGCAGGCCAAGCGTTTGTTGCGCGATCTGAAAGACCCGGAGGGCATCCCCAAGGAGACAGCCATCAAAATCTTGGCGAGTGCCGGTCGTCTGGAAGAGGCCGCATGGCTGTTCCGTCGTGCGGCCAACACCGGCGAGATCAAGGACTCATCGGTGCACAGAGCAATGATGGACTTGTACGCGAAGAACCGAAGGCACCGGAATGTGATCGAGGTGtttgatgaaatgaggaaattgGGCCAGTTACCAGACTCGGAGACGATTGCCACCGCGATGAATGCTTATGGCAAGCTGAAGGATTTCGACAAGGCCGCGGCGCTGTACCAGGCGATGAGGGAGGAAGGTTGTGTGTTCTCAGACCGGGTGCACTTTCAGATGATTAGCCTCCTTGGTGCTCAGAAGGACTTCAAGGCGCTGGAAGTGCTGGTTGGCGAGCTAAGCCATGACCCAAGCATCGACAAGAGAGAGCTTTATCTTGTGGCTGCCGGCGTCTATGAGAGAGCATACAAGTTTGATAAGGCATCCCATATTATAAACCAGATAAGAAGTTCGAACGAATTCGATGTCCAGAAAGTCAGATAA
- the LOC8057751 gene encoding shaggy-related protein kinase theta isoform X3, which translates to MALTILYCLPTHGQPPKGLKRNCGNLRATAAIRLLNPYGLWSPRHSQSDASSSEMEFGTARQYDTTDLFFQEDWLYDDHLFPSKLDDEDDEGKEEDKFVLDAHDGSEQVEIGKLGAGHNHRHEHIGGDRCEGCAEVYICSSPLCGCCGGGLKNDELDVARSSSSTVYGRYQIMDDQTEILDDCAQDGFQLKQSGDIMFECGMPRDPGRGDDDSELSVMEKELEMLSSFDTDAVVNHGVHDFTDNGELNGSCDKNLKSGIDKEYPKGRRIQPFPESGDPDEAYEFQNVGLLNADVQHSTALKAEEDAETNIDLALSDFHREYEVFELRIIHRKNRTGFEENKDFPIVLNSVVAGRYYITEYLGSAAFSKVVQAHDLQTGMDVCLKIIKNDKDFFDQSLDEIKLLKFVNKYDPLDEHHVLRLYDYFYHQEHLFIVTELLRANLYEFQKYNQESGGEVYFNLPRIQVIARQCLEALVYLHRLRIIHCDLKPENILIKSYSRCEIKVIDLGSSCFLTDNLCLYVQSRSYRAPEVILGLPYDQRIDIWSLGCILSELYTGEVLFPNEPVPMMLAQMIGIIGPIDMEMLELGQETQKYFTDDYDLFTKNEETDQLEYLIPEKSSLRRHLQCPDSEFVDFLSYLLQINPRKRPTADEALQHPWLSFAY; encoded by the exons ATGGCCTTAACTATACTGTACTGCCTGCCTACACATGGCCAACCGCCGAAGGGGCTGAAACGCAACTGCGGCAACCTACGCGCAACAGCTGCGATCC GGCTGTTGAATCCGTATGGGCTGTGGTCGCCGCGGCATTCGCAGTCGGACGCGTCTTCATCCGAGATGGAGTTTGGTACAGCGCGCCAGTACGACACCACCGACCTCTTCTTCCAAGAGGACTGGCTCTACGACGATCACCTCTTCCCGAGCAAGCTGGACGATGAGGATGACGAAGGCAAAGAGGAGGACAAGTTTGTACTGGATGCTCACGATGGCTCGGAGCAGGTAGAGATAGGCAAGCTTGGTGCAGGCCATAACCACCGTCATGAACACATCGGTGGTGACCGATGTGAGGGTTGCGCTGAGGTGTACATATGCTCATCGCCACTTTGTGGTTGCTGTGGAGGGGGACTTAAGAATGACGAGCTTGATGTGGCGAGGAGCTCAAGCTCCACTGTGTATGGGAGATACCAAATCATGGATGACCAGACAGAGATACTGGATGATTGTGCACAGGATGGGTTTCAGTTGAAGCAGAGTGGAGATATTATGTTTGAATGCGGTATGCCGAGGGATCCTGGACGAGGAGATGATGATTCAGAGCTGAGTGTTATGGAGAAGGAGCTTGAAATGCTCAGTTCATTTGATACAGATGCTGTTGTGA ATCACGGTGTACATGATTTCACGGACAATGGTGAGCTCAATGGCAGCTGTGACAAAAATCTGAAAAGCGGCATTGATAAAGAATATCCGAAAGGTCGTAGGATACAGCCATTCCCTGAAAGTGGTGATCCTGATGAAGCATATGAGTTTCAAAATGTTGGATTATTAAATGCAGATGTTCAACATTCTACTGCTCTTAAAGCTGAGGAAGATGCCGAGACAAATATTGATCTTGCTCTCTCTGATTTTCACCGAGAATATGAGGTATTTGAATTGAGAATTATCCACCGCAAGAACAG GACTGGCTTTGAAGAAAACAAAGATTTCCCCATTGTCTTAAATTCAGTTGTTGCTGGAAGGTATTATATCACTGAATATCTAGGCTCGGCTGCATTCAGCAAGGTTGTGCAAGCACATGATCTTCAGACAGGAATGGATGTTTGccttaaaataattaaaaatgATAAGGATTTCTTCGACCAGAGCTTGGATGAGATAAAACTTCTGAAGTTCGTGAACAAATATGATCCACTAGATGAGCACCATGTGTTGCGCCTCTATGACTATTTCTACCATCAG GAACACCTTTTTATTGTCACTGAACTACTGCGAGCAAATCTATATGAGTTTCAGAAATATAATCAGGAATCTGGTGGTGAGGTGTATTTTAATTTGCCTAGGATACAG GTTATAGCTCGGCAATGTTTAGAGGCCTTGGTTTACTTGCACCGTTTGAGGATCATTCATTGTGACCTAAAGCCAGAAAATATTCTTATCAAAAGCTACAGTAGATGTGAAATTAAAGTCATTGATCTGGGAAGCAGTTGCTTCTTGACAGACAACTTATGCCTCTATGTCCAATCACGCTCTTATCGAGCTCCTGAGGTCATTCTGGGCCTACCTTATGATCAGAGGATTGACATTTGGTCTCTTGGTTGCATCCTTTCTGAACTGTACACTGGTGAA GTATTATTTCCTAACGAACCTGTGCCCATGATGCTTGCTCAAATGATTGGGATAATCGGCCCAATTGACATGGAAATGCTAGAATTGGGGCAGGAGACACAGAAGTATTTCACTGATGATTATGACCTTTTTACCAAGAATGAG GAGACAGATCAGCTAGAGTATTTGATCCCAGAAAAATCCTCCTTGCGACGACACTTACAATGTCCTGATTCAGAATTTGTTGATTTTCTGTCTTATCTGTTGCAAATTAACCCCAGGAAAAGACCTACAGCTGATGAAGCACTACAGCATCCATGGCTTTCTTTTGCGTACTAA
- the LOC8057753 gene encoding CTD nuclear envelope phosphatase 1 homolog: protein MAAAEVYSPTAAAAAQQQQRGKAASQAWRAVVGWIGFLLQVLLQILRGTPSCAQLLSFVGFRYPLLSGPAASEPSPEVAFMPLHSEIPADADAAPAPIPAPEPLGRLTVVLDLDETLVSAYESSSLPAIVRTQAVEAGLHCFDMECISSDKDVEGKQKVNHVTVFERPGLHEFLLKTSEFADLILFTAGLEGYARPLVDRIDVHNRFRLRLYRPSTVTTEYREHVKDLSCVSKDFGRIVIVDNNPFSFILQPLNGIPCVPFSAGQHSDDQLMTVIFPLLKHLSLQKDVRPVLHERFHMPEWFQKHGIPPTNQAV, encoded by the exons ATGGCGGCAGCGGAGGTGTACTCGCCGaccgctgcggcggcggcgcagcagcagcagcgggggAAGGCGGCGTCGCAGGCGTGGCGAGCGGTGGTGGGGTGGATCGGCTTCCTCCTCCAGGTCCTGCTCCAGATCCTCCGAGGCACGCCCTCctgcgcccagctcctgtcctTCGTCGGCttccgctaccctctcctttcCGGGCCCGCGGCTTCGGAGCCGTCGCCGGAGGTGGCCTTCATGCCGCTCCACTCCGAGATCCCAGCTGACGCGGACGCGGCGCCTGCCCCGATACCTGCGCCTGAGCCCCTGGGCCGCCTCACG GTAGTGCTTGACTTGGATGAGACTTTAGTTTCTGCATATGAATCATCTAGTCTTCCTGCTATTGTGCGCACACAAGCAGTTGAAGCAGGATTACATTGTTTTGATATGGAATGTATATCGTCTGATAAG GATGTTGAAGGAAAACAGAAGGTGAATCATGTGACTGTTTTTGAGCGCCCTGGTTTGCATGAGTTCTTGCTGAAAACTAGTGAATTTGCAGATCTTATTCTTTTTACAGCAGGTTTAGAAG GTTATGCTAGACCTTTAGTCGACCGAATAGATGTTCACAATAGATTCAGACTTCGTCTCTATCGCCCATCAACTGTTACCAC GGAATACAGAGAACATGTGAAAGATCTTTCTTGCGTGTCAAAAGATTTCGGCAGGATTGTCATTGTCGACAACAATCCGTTCAGTTTCATTCTTCAGCCTTTGAATGGAATACCTTGTGTTCCATTTTCAGCTGGACAACATTCTGATGACCAG CTCATGACGGTTATATTTCCACTCCTGAAGCATCTTTCCCTCCAGAAAGATGTCAGACCTGTATTGCATGAAAGGTTTCATATGCCAGAATGGTTCCAAAAGCATGGGATCCCCCCAACTAATCAGGCTGTGTAA
- the LOC8057751 gene encoding serine/threonine-protein kinase ppk15 isoform X4, with translation MQMFNILLLLKLRKMPRQILILLSLIFTENMRTGFEENKDFPIVLNSVVAGRYYITEYLGSAAFSKVVQAHDLQTGMDVCLKIIKNDKDFFDQSLDEIKLLKFVNKYDPLDEHHVLRLYDYFYHQEHLFIVTELLRANLYEFQKYNQESGGEVYFNLPRIQVIARQCLEALVYLHRLRIIHCDLKPENILIKSYSRCEIKVIDLGSSCFLTDNLCLYVQSRSYRAPEVILGLPYDQRIDIWSLGCILSELYTGEVLFPNEPVPMMLAQMIGIIGPIDMEMLELGQETQKYFTDDYDLFTKNEETDQLEYLIPEKSSLRRHLQCPDSEFVDFLSYLLQINPRKRPTADEALQHPWLSFAY, from the exons ATGCAGATGTTCAACATTCTACTGCTCTTAAAGCTGAGGAAGATGCCGAGACAAATATTGATCTTGCTCTCTCTGATTTTCACCGAGAATATGAG GACTGGCTTTGAAGAAAACAAAGATTTCCCCATTGTCTTAAATTCAGTTGTTGCTGGAAGGTATTATATCACTGAATATCTAGGCTCGGCTGCATTCAGCAAGGTTGTGCAAGCACATGATCTTCAGACAGGAATGGATGTTTGccttaaaataattaaaaatgATAAGGATTTCTTCGACCAGAGCTTGGATGAGATAAAACTTCTGAAGTTCGTGAACAAATATGATCCACTAGATGAGCACCATGTGTTGCGCCTCTATGACTATTTCTACCATCAG GAACACCTTTTTATTGTCACTGAACTACTGCGAGCAAATCTATATGAGTTTCAGAAATATAATCAGGAATCTGGTGGTGAGGTGTATTTTAATTTGCCTAGGATACAG GTTATAGCTCGGCAATGTTTAGAGGCCTTGGTTTACTTGCACCGTTTGAGGATCATTCATTGTGACCTAAAGCCAGAAAATATTCTTATCAAAAGCTACAGTAGATGTGAAATTAAAGTCATTGATCTGGGAAGCAGTTGCTTCTTGACAGACAACTTATGCCTCTATGTCCAATCACGCTCTTATCGAGCTCCTGAGGTCATTCTGGGCCTACCTTATGATCAGAGGATTGACATTTGGTCTCTTGGTTGCATCCTTTCTGAACTGTACACTGGTGAA GTATTATTTCCTAACGAACCTGTGCCCATGATGCTTGCTCAAATGATTGGGATAATCGGCCCAATTGACATGGAAATGCTAGAATTGGGGCAGGAGACACAGAAGTATTTCACTGATGATTATGACCTTTTTACCAAGAATGAG GAGACAGATCAGCTAGAGTATTTGATCCCAGAAAAATCCTCCTTGCGACGACACTTACAATGTCCTGATTCAGAATTTGTTGATTTTCTGTCTTATCTGTTGCAAATTAACCCCAGGAAAAGACCTACAGCTGATGAAGCACTACAGCATCCATGGCTTTCTTTTGCGTACTAA
- the LOC8057751 gene encoding myosin light chain kinase 2, skeletal/cardiac muscle isoform X2, with protein sequence MAAQGLDQVMAFLTDHGFAGTASALRDDVLARTAAGDESHAAALDPHLPPLRMPASAVGAGAGAGTPAPASPDSSSGSASSSAFVSMRSTPSGLLNPYGLWSPRHSQSDASSSEMEFGTARQYDTTDLFFQEDWLYDDHLFPSKLDDEDDEGKEEDKFVLDAHDGSEQVEIGKLGAGHNHRHEHIGGDRCEGCAEVYICSSPLCGCCGGGLKNDELDVARSSSSTVYGRYQIMDDQTEILDDCAQDGFQLKQSGDIMFECGMPRDPGRGDDDSELSVMEKELEMLSSFDTDAVVNHGVHDFTDNGELNGSCDKNLKSGIDKEYPKGRRIQPFPESGDPDEAYEFQNVGLLNADVQHSTALKAEEDAETNIDLALSDFHREYEVFELRIIHRKNRTGFEENKDFPIVLNSVVAGRYYITEYLGSAAFSKVVQAHDLQTGMDVCLKIIKNDKDFFDQSLDEIKLLKFVNKYDPLDEHHVLRLYDYFYHQEHLFIVTELLRANLYEFQKYNQESGGEVYFNLPRIQVIARQCLEALVYLHRLRIIHCDLKPENILIKSYSRCEIKVIDLGSSCFLTDNLCLYVQSRSYRAPEVILGLPYDQRIDIWSLGCILSELYTGEVLFPNEPVPMMLAQMIGIIGPIDMEMLELGQETQKYFTDDYDLFTKNETDQLEYLIPEKSSLRRHLQCPDSEFVDFLSYLLQINPRKRPTADEALQHPWLSFAY encoded by the exons ATGGCGGCGCAGGGGCTGGACCAGGTCATGGCGTTCCTCACGGACCACGGCTTCGCCGGCACGGCCTCCGCGCTCCGTGACGACGTCCTTGCACGCACCGCCGCCGGGGACGAGAGCCACGCCGCCGCATTAGATCCCCATCTCCCTCCGCTCCGGATGCCCGCCTCCGCCGTCGGTGCTGGCGCTGGCGCTGGCACGCCGGCGCCCGCGAGCCCCGATTCCAGCTCCGGCTCGGCGTCCTCGTCAGCTTTCGTCAGCATGCGCTCCACGCCGTCAG GGCTGTTGAATCCGTATGGGCTGTGGTCGCCGCGGCATTCGCAGTCGGACGCGTCTTCATCCGAGATGGAGTTTGGTACAGCGCGCCAGTACGACACCACCGACCTCTTCTTCCAAGAGGACTGGCTCTACGACGATCACCTCTTCCCGAGCAAGCTGGACGATGAGGATGACGAAGGCAAAGAGGAGGACAAGTTTGTACTGGATGCTCACGATGGCTCGGAGCAGGTAGAGATAGGCAAGCTTGGTGCAGGCCATAACCACCGTCATGAACACATCGGTGGTGACCGATGTGAGGGTTGCGCTGAGGTGTACATATGCTCATCGCCACTTTGTGGTTGCTGTGGAGGGGGACTTAAGAATGACGAGCTTGATGTGGCGAGGAGCTCAAGCTCCACTGTGTATGGGAGATACCAAATCATGGATGACCAGACAGAGATACTGGATGATTGTGCACAGGATGGGTTTCAGTTGAAGCAGAGTGGAGATATTATGTTTGAATGCGGTATGCCGAGGGATCCTGGACGAGGAGATGATGATTCAGAGCTGAGTGTTATGGAGAAGGAGCTTGAAATGCTCAGTTCATTTGATACAGATGCTGTTGTGA ATCACGGTGTACATGATTTCACGGACAATGGTGAGCTCAATGGCAGCTGTGACAAAAATCTGAAAAGCGGCATTGATAAAGAATATCCGAAAGGTCGTAGGATACAGCCATTCCCTGAAAGTGGTGATCCTGATGAAGCATATGAGTTTCAAAATGTTGGATTATTAAATGCAGATGTTCAACATTCTACTGCTCTTAAAGCTGAGGAAGATGCCGAGACAAATATTGATCTTGCTCTCTCTGATTTTCACCGAGAATATGAGGTATTTGAATTGAGAATTATCCACCGCAAGAACAG GACTGGCTTTGAAGAAAACAAAGATTTCCCCATTGTCTTAAATTCAGTTGTTGCTGGAAGGTATTATATCACTGAATATCTAGGCTCGGCTGCATTCAGCAAGGTTGTGCAAGCACATGATCTTCAGACAGGAATGGATGTTTGccttaaaataattaaaaatgATAAGGATTTCTTCGACCAGAGCTTGGATGAGATAAAACTTCTGAAGTTCGTGAACAAATATGATCCACTAGATGAGCACCATGTGTTGCGCCTCTATGACTATTTCTACCATCAG GAACACCTTTTTATTGTCACTGAACTACTGCGAGCAAATCTATATGAGTTTCAGAAATATAATCAGGAATCTGGTGGTGAGGTGTATTTTAATTTGCCTAGGATACAG GTTATAGCTCGGCAATGTTTAGAGGCCTTGGTTTACTTGCACCGTTTGAGGATCATTCATTGTGACCTAAAGCCAGAAAATATTCTTATCAAAAGCTACAGTAGATGTGAAATTAAAGTCATTGATCTGGGAAGCAGTTGCTTCTTGACAGACAACTTATGCCTCTATGTCCAATCACGCTCTTATCGAGCTCCTGAGGTCATTCTGGGCCTACCTTATGATCAGAGGATTGACATTTGGTCTCTTGGTTGCATCCTTTCTGAACTGTACACTGGTGAA GTATTATTTCCTAACGAACCTGTGCCCATGATGCTTGCTCAAATGATTGGGATAATCGGCCCAATTGACATGGAAATGCTAGAATTGGGGCAGGAGACACAGAAGTATTTCACTGATGATTATGACCTTTTTACCAAGAATGAG ACAGATCAGCTAGAGTATTTGATCCCAGAAAAATCCTCCTTGCGACGACACTTACAATGTCCTGATTCAGAATTTGTTGATTTTCTGTCTTATCTGTTGCAAATTAACCCCAGGAAAAGACCTACAGCTGATGAAGCACTACAGCATCCATGGCTTTCTTTTGCGTACTAA
- the LOC8057751 gene encoding myosin light chain kinase 2, skeletal/cardiac muscle isoform X1, whose translation MAAQGLDQVMAFLTDHGFAGTASALRDDVLARTAAGDESHAAALDPHLPPLRMPASAVGAGAGAGTPAPASPDSSSGSASSSAFVSMRSTPSGLLNPYGLWSPRHSQSDASSSEMEFGTARQYDTTDLFFQEDWLYDDHLFPSKLDDEDDEGKEEDKFVLDAHDGSEQVEIGKLGAGHNHRHEHIGGDRCEGCAEVYICSSPLCGCCGGGLKNDELDVARSSSSTVYGRYQIMDDQTEILDDCAQDGFQLKQSGDIMFECGMPRDPGRGDDDSELSVMEKELEMLSSFDTDAVVNHGVHDFTDNGELNGSCDKNLKSGIDKEYPKGRRIQPFPESGDPDEAYEFQNVGLLNADVQHSTALKAEEDAETNIDLALSDFHREYEVFELRIIHRKNRTGFEENKDFPIVLNSVVAGRYYITEYLGSAAFSKVVQAHDLQTGMDVCLKIIKNDKDFFDQSLDEIKLLKFVNKYDPLDEHHVLRLYDYFYHQEHLFIVTELLRANLYEFQKYNQESGGEVYFNLPRIQVIARQCLEALVYLHRLRIIHCDLKPENILIKSYSRCEIKVIDLGSSCFLTDNLCLYVQSRSYRAPEVILGLPYDQRIDIWSLGCILSELYTGEVLFPNEPVPMMLAQMIGIIGPIDMEMLELGQETQKYFTDDYDLFTKNEETDQLEYLIPEKSSLRRHLQCPDSEFVDFLSYLLQINPRKRPTADEALQHPWLSFAY comes from the exons ATGGCGGCGCAGGGGCTGGACCAGGTCATGGCGTTCCTCACGGACCACGGCTTCGCCGGCACGGCCTCCGCGCTCCGTGACGACGTCCTTGCACGCACCGCCGCCGGGGACGAGAGCCACGCCGCCGCATTAGATCCCCATCTCCCTCCGCTCCGGATGCCCGCCTCCGCCGTCGGTGCTGGCGCTGGCGCTGGCACGCCGGCGCCCGCGAGCCCCGATTCCAGCTCCGGCTCGGCGTCCTCGTCAGCTTTCGTCAGCATGCGCTCCACGCCGTCAG GGCTGTTGAATCCGTATGGGCTGTGGTCGCCGCGGCATTCGCAGTCGGACGCGTCTTCATCCGAGATGGAGTTTGGTACAGCGCGCCAGTACGACACCACCGACCTCTTCTTCCAAGAGGACTGGCTCTACGACGATCACCTCTTCCCGAGCAAGCTGGACGATGAGGATGACGAAGGCAAAGAGGAGGACAAGTTTGTACTGGATGCTCACGATGGCTCGGAGCAGGTAGAGATAGGCAAGCTTGGTGCAGGCCATAACCACCGTCATGAACACATCGGTGGTGACCGATGTGAGGGTTGCGCTGAGGTGTACATATGCTCATCGCCACTTTGTGGTTGCTGTGGAGGGGGACTTAAGAATGACGAGCTTGATGTGGCGAGGAGCTCAAGCTCCACTGTGTATGGGAGATACCAAATCATGGATGACCAGACAGAGATACTGGATGATTGTGCACAGGATGGGTTTCAGTTGAAGCAGAGTGGAGATATTATGTTTGAATGCGGTATGCCGAGGGATCCTGGACGAGGAGATGATGATTCAGAGCTGAGTGTTATGGAGAAGGAGCTTGAAATGCTCAGTTCATTTGATACAGATGCTGTTGTGA ATCACGGTGTACATGATTTCACGGACAATGGTGAGCTCAATGGCAGCTGTGACAAAAATCTGAAAAGCGGCATTGATAAAGAATATCCGAAAGGTCGTAGGATACAGCCATTCCCTGAAAGTGGTGATCCTGATGAAGCATATGAGTTTCAAAATGTTGGATTATTAAATGCAGATGTTCAACATTCTACTGCTCTTAAAGCTGAGGAAGATGCCGAGACAAATATTGATCTTGCTCTCTCTGATTTTCACCGAGAATATGAGGTATTTGAATTGAGAATTATCCACCGCAAGAACAG GACTGGCTTTGAAGAAAACAAAGATTTCCCCATTGTCTTAAATTCAGTTGTTGCTGGAAGGTATTATATCACTGAATATCTAGGCTCGGCTGCATTCAGCAAGGTTGTGCAAGCACATGATCTTCAGACAGGAATGGATGTTTGccttaaaataattaaaaatgATAAGGATTTCTTCGACCAGAGCTTGGATGAGATAAAACTTCTGAAGTTCGTGAACAAATATGATCCACTAGATGAGCACCATGTGTTGCGCCTCTATGACTATTTCTACCATCAG GAACACCTTTTTATTGTCACTGAACTACTGCGAGCAAATCTATATGAGTTTCAGAAATATAATCAGGAATCTGGTGGTGAGGTGTATTTTAATTTGCCTAGGATACAG GTTATAGCTCGGCAATGTTTAGAGGCCTTGGTTTACTTGCACCGTTTGAGGATCATTCATTGTGACCTAAAGCCAGAAAATATTCTTATCAAAAGCTACAGTAGATGTGAAATTAAAGTCATTGATCTGGGAAGCAGTTGCTTCTTGACAGACAACTTATGCCTCTATGTCCAATCACGCTCTTATCGAGCTCCTGAGGTCATTCTGGGCCTACCTTATGATCAGAGGATTGACATTTGGTCTCTTGGTTGCATCCTTTCTGAACTGTACACTGGTGAA GTATTATTTCCTAACGAACCTGTGCCCATGATGCTTGCTCAAATGATTGGGATAATCGGCCCAATTGACATGGAAATGCTAGAATTGGGGCAGGAGACACAGAAGTATTTCACTGATGATTATGACCTTTTTACCAAGAATGAG GAGACAGATCAGCTAGAGTATTTGATCCCAGAAAAATCCTCCTTGCGACGACACTTACAATGTCCTGATTCAGAATTTGTTGATTTTCTGTCTTATCTGTTGCAAATTAACCCCAGGAAAAGACCTACAGCTGATGAAGCACTACAGCATCCATGGCTTTCTTTTGCGTACTAA